One Sphingomicrobium marinum genomic window carries:
- a CDS encoding TonB-dependent receptor plug domain-containing protein yields the protein MNFRSVLLATAAIALAAPALAQESAPVDPQEGEADITSTPVDEDLVTDAAAANAPLAARSFTPADFTQFAPQNALDMVSRIPGFTIQGGDQGNRGLGQATQNVLINGQRVSGKSNDARDALRRIPANAVERIDIVDGATLAIPGLSGQVANIIADAGGWSGNFTYRPQFRRDHEARLLGLEISASGKVGSNDVSIGFKNDQFRNGNVGPEVRRNADGDIVRVVEEEATYFGDRPTITASLARTAANGNILNLNGSGQLFFFDREQVGFEVAADGSTARELNFGGEDEWNFELGGDYEFGLAGGRLKLIGLRRLESSEFLSVFERRKDEPGAVLRGSRFEQVIDEAETIARGEYSFAGLGGDMQVSLEGAYNSLDGSAELFVRNRAGEEVEVPLPGANALVEEKRAESIVSYGRPLAENLTLQASLGGEFSEISAGDITRSFVRPKGSISLAWKAADDLTVNAKVERRVDQLSFFQFLSSVDVTDDTDDRSNNFELVPPQRWRAELEFVKSLGAWGSITPEIRIASIEDTVEVIPISPTEQALGNLDSNAFVIQGILEGTLLFDPIGFDGARLNIFMIATETSVEDPLTGDNRDISGVGRFFTELSFRHDIPNSNWAWGTGLEFNDQAPNVSLDQVSRGYASAPFGWLFVENKDVSGMTVRASLMNIFDQHDRFERTVYVDRRDGPIAFSEYQDRDFGPIFELTITGSI from the coding sequence ATGAACTTCAGATCGGTTTTGCTGGCTACGGCTGCCATCGCATTGGCGGCGCCCGCGCTTGCCCAGGAAAGTGCACCCGTCGATCCCCAGGAGGGCGAAGCGGACATCACATCGACGCCCGTCGACGAAGACCTCGTCACCGACGCAGCCGCGGCCAACGCCCCGCTGGCCGCGCGAAGCTTCACGCCCGCCGACTTTACCCAGTTCGCGCCGCAAAACGCGCTCGACATGGTGTCCCGCATACCGGGCTTCACCATCCAGGGCGGAGACCAAGGCAATCGCGGTTTGGGCCAAGCCACCCAGAACGTATTGATCAATGGCCAGCGCGTGTCGGGCAAGAGCAACGATGCGCGTGATGCCCTCCGGCGCATCCCGGCCAACGCGGTCGAACGGATCGACATCGTCGATGGTGCCACGCTCGCAATCCCGGGCCTGTCGGGCCAGGTTGCCAATATCATTGCCGATGCCGGCGGATGGTCGGGCAATTTCACATACCGCCCCCAATTTCGCCGCGATCACGAGGCGCGACTTTTGGGCCTGGAGATCAGCGCCAGCGGCAAGGTTGGTAGCAACGATGTCAGCATCGGTTTCAAGAACGACCAGTTTCGCAACGGCAATGTCGGCCCCGAAGTACGCCGCAATGCCGACGGCGACATCGTGCGCGTCGTCGAAGAAGAGGCGACTTACTTCGGTGACCGACCGACCATCACCGCATCTCTCGCCCGGACCGCAGCCAATGGTAACATCCTGAATCTCAATGGCAGCGGGCAGCTCTTCTTCTTCGACCGCGAGCAGGTAGGCTTCGAAGTCGCAGCAGACGGGAGCACCGCGCGCGAACTAAACTTCGGCGGCGAAGATGAATGGAATTTCGAGCTTGGCGGTGATTACGAGTTCGGCCTTGCCGGCGGGCGCCTCAAGCTGATCGGCCTGCGCCGCCTGGAAAGCAGCGAATTCTTATCGGTGTTCGAACGACGGAAAGATGAACCAGGCGCCGTGCTTCGTGGCAGTCGCTTCGAGCAGGTCATCGACGAGGCCGAGACCATCGCGCGCGGCGAATATAGCTTTGCGGGCCTCGGCGGAGACATGCAGGTCAGCCTCGAGGGGGCCTATAACAGCCTTGATGGTTCGGCAGAACTGTTCGTCCGCAATAGGGCAGGCGAAGAAGTCGAGGTTCCATTGCCCGGCGCCAATGCACTAGTCGAAGAAAAGCGCGCCGAATCGATCGTCAGCTACGGGCGCCCGTTGGCCGAGAACCTCACGCTGCAGGCCAGCCTCGGCGGCGAATTCAGCGAGATCAGTGCAGGCGACATCACGCGCAGCTTCGTGCGTCCCAAAGGTTCGATCTCGCTGGCGTGGAAGGCCGCCGACGATCTTACCGTCAACGCCAAGGTCGAGCGGCGTGTCGACCAGCTGAGTTTTTTCCAGTTCTTGAGCTCTGTCGATGTCACCGACGATACGGACGACCGTTCGAACAATTTCGAGCTGGTGCCGCCGCAGCGCTGGCGCGCCGAACTGGAGTTCGTCAAATCGCTCGGCGCGTGGGGCTCGATCACGCCCGAAATCCGCATCGCCTCGATCGAGGATACGGTCGAAGTCATTCCGATTTCGCCCACCGAACAGGCGTTGGGCAATCTCGACAGCAATGCCTTCGTCATCCAGGGCATCCTCGAAGGAACGCTACTGTTCGACCCCATCGGCTTTGACGGCGCGCGGTTGAATATCTTCATGATCGCAACGGAGACCAGTGTCGAAGACCCGCTGACCGGCGATAACCGCGACATCAGCGGTGTCGGCCGCTTCTTCACCGAACTCAGCTTCCGTCACGACATCCCGAACAGCAATTGGGCATGGGGAACAGGTCTCGAATTCAATGACCAGGCGCCCAACGTGTCGCTCGACCAGGTCTCGCGCGGCTACGCTTCGGCGCCCTTTGGCTGGCTATTCGTCGAGAACAAGGACGTGAGCGGGATGACCGTTCGCGCCAGCCTGATGAACATCTTCGACCAGCACGACCGGTTCGAGCGCACCGTCTACGTCGACCGCCGCGATGGCCCTATCGCCTTCAGCGAATATCAGGACCGCGATTTTGGCCCGATTTTCGAATTGACGATTACCGGCAGTATCTAG
- a CDS encoding COQ9 family protein has translation MTSPLDQIRQTLALSVAENAVFDGWSKAAIEAAAAQHDIPVEQALLAFPDTPSKMVDAWIKAVDVAMAQAAAASDEFDTLGMTKRIRWLIWKRLEIAAPAKEAVRSALAILAAPQNIPLGVKTGWRSADAMWRLAGDTSTDYNHYTKRIILSGVYGATLLAWLDDDSEDWAETAAFLDRRLADVGKFEKLKAHWTRQERPSISRFLGRLRYPVR, from the coding sequence ATGACTTCGCCGCTCGACCAGATTCGCCAGACACTCGCTTTGTCCGTTGCTGAAAACGCGGTGTTTGATGGGTGGAGCAAGGCTGCAATCGAAGCCGCAGCGGCGCAGCACGACATACCGGTCGAACAAGCGCTGCTCGCGTTCCCCGATACGCCGTCGAAGATGGTCGACGCGTGGATTAAAGCGGTCGACGTGGCGATGGCGCAAGCCGCGGCGGCGAGCGACGAGTTCGATACACTCGGCATGACCAAGAGGATCCGCTGGCTGATCTGGAAGCGCCTTGAAATCGCTGCGCCCGCCAAGGAAGCGGTGCGCAGTGCGCTTGCCATTCTGGCGGCGCCGCAAAATATCCCGCTTGGCGTGAAGACGGGTTGGCGCAGTGCCGATGCGATGTGGCGGCTCGCGGGCGACACGTCGACCGACTACAACCATTACACCAAGCGCATCATCCTGTCGGGCGTCTATGGCGCGACGCTGCTGGCGTGGCTCGACGACGATAGCGAAGACTGGGCGGAGACCGCCGCGTTTCTCGACCGGCGACTGGCCGACGTCGGGAAATTCGAAAAGCTCAAGGCGCACTGGACCAGGCAGGAACGGCCGAGCATCAGCCGCTTCCTCGGCCGCTTGCGCTATCCCGTTCGCTAG
- a CDS encoding DMT family transporter, producing the protein MNSPFAINWHGARLFHSRDWFMRRSMDTRSTTIPFIALLVGSTALAFGPWLVRLADVGEVSAAFWRLALAVPMLVAIALMLGKEIRLPSRKVVVIVIAAAFFFAADLGLWHYGIMLTKMANAVLFGNSGSFLFALYGLWIAKVRPSMAQILGLGLAVLGTVLLLSGSLELGLENVRGDVFALFAGLLYAGYLIGVDRVRKTTEPLAVIIWASAFGAAFLLPSALVLGENPIPGDWSILFVLALSSQVIGQGILVYAIGRLPPLVVGVALLSQPVVAGTIGWFFYGEIFTPTDWAGAIAVATALVLVRLRPRAARPTLAA; encoded by the coding sequence ATGAATTCTCCTTTCGCCATCAACTGGCATGGAGCCCGCTTGTTTCACAGCCGTGACTGGTTCATGCGCCGATCGATGGATACGCGATCCACCACCATCCCGTTCATTGCGCTGCTCGTCGGCTCGACCGCGCTTGCCTTCGGGCCATGGCTGGTGCGGCTGGCCGACGTCGGTGAGGTGTCCGCTGCCTTCTGGCGACTGGCGCTGGCGGTTCCGATGCTGGTTGCAATCGCACTGATGCTGGGCAAGGAGATACGCCTGCCGTCGCGCAAGGTGGTGGTCATCGTCATCGCGGCGGCCTTCTTCTTCGCGGCGGACCTCGGGCTCTGGCACTACGGCATCATGCTGACCAAGATGGCCAACGCCGTCCTGTTCGGGAATTCCGGGAGCTTCCTGTTCGCGCTCTACGGACTGTGGATCGCCAAGGTGCGCCCCAGCATGGCGCAGATTCTTGGGCTGGGACTGGCAGTACTCGGCACCGTGCTGCTGCTATCGGGCAGCCTAGAACTCGGGCTTGAGAATGTGCGCGGCGATGTGTTCGCACTGTTCGCAGGACTGCTTTACGCGGGCTACCTCATCGGCGTCGACCGGGTCCGCAAGACAACCGAGCCGCTGGCCGTCATCATCTGGGCCAGCGCTTTTGGCGCCGCCTTCCTGCTGCCGAGCGCATTGGTGCTGGGCGAAAATCCTATTCCCGGCGATTGGTCGATCCTGTTCGTGCTGGCGCTGTCGAGCCAGGTGATCGGGCAAGGTATATTGGTGTACGCGATCGGGCGACTGCCACCGCTGGTGGTCGGTGTGGCCTTGCTGTCGCAGCCCGTCGTAGCGGGTACGATCGGATGGTTCTTCTACGGCGAGATCTTTACGCCGACCGATTGGGCAGGCGCGATCGCTGTCGCTACTGCTTTGGTCCTGGTCCGCTTGCGCCCGCGCGCGGCAAGGCCCACATTGGCCGCATGA
- a CDS encoding alkene reductase: protein MPDLFDPVTLGSIECPNRIVMAPLTRGRADRDGVHDELAVEYYRQRAEAGLIISEATGISKQGLGWPYAPGLWSEAQTEGWKPVTEAVHQASGRIVAQLWHMGRLVHPSMGGGTPLSASATQGPHRLHTFEGKQDAVQAKAMTKDDIERTIADYVRAAANAMRAGFDGVQIHGANGYLIDQFLRANERDDDYGGSAENKCRFMAQVTQAIADEIGVQRTAIRLSPIGEVNGCDSDEPIALFTAAARALEDIGIPWIEMREPGSESTFVASDTDRVSPHMAKVFSGKIGLNSDFTFQEGQAFVRSGQCDFIAFGRPYIANPDLVRRFRDGAPLNDWDPKTFYSRGPEGYIDYPSLEEERV from the coding sequence ATGCCCGATCTGTTCGATCCCGTCACGCTCGGTTCAATCGAGTGCCCCAATCGTATCGTCATGGCCCCGCTCACCCGCGGGCGCGCCGATCGCGACGGCGTGCATGACGAACTTGCCGTCGAATATTACCGCCAGCGCGCCGAAGCCGGCCTGATCATATCCGAAGCCACTGGCATCTCGAAGCAAGGGCTGGGCTGGCCTTATGCGCCGGGGCTCTGGTCGGAGGCGCAGACCGAAGGCTGGAAGCCGGTGACCGAGGCTGTCCACCAGGCAAGCGGGCGTATCGTCGCCCAGCTCTGGCACATGGGGCGGCTGGTTCATCCCTCGATGGGCGGCGGCACACCTTTGTCCGCAAGCGCCACTCAGGGCCCGCACCGGCTGCATACGTTCGAGGGCAAGCAGGATGCGGTCCAAGCGAAGGCGATGACCAAAGATGATATCGAGCGCACCATCGCCGACTATGTCCGCGCCGCCGCCAACGCGATGCGCGCCGGGTTCGATGGTGTCCAGATCCACGGCGCGAACGGCTATCTGATAGACCAGTTCCTGCGCGCCAACGAGCGCGATGACGACTATGGCGGCAGCGCCGAGAACAAGTGTCGTTTCATGGCGCAAGTCACGCAGGCGATCGCCGACGAAATTGGCGTGCAGCGCACCGCGATCCGCTTGTCACCCATCGGCGAGGTCAATGGCTGCGACAGCGATGAGCCTATCGCGCTGTTCACAGCAGCCGCCCGCGCGCTCGAGGACATCGGCATCCCGTGGATCGAGATGCGCGAGCCTGGCAGCGAATCTACATTCGTCGCATCCGACACCGATCGCGTCAGCCCGCACATGGCCAAGGTCTTTTCGGGCAAAATCGGTCTCAACAGCGATTTCACTTTCCAGGAAGGGCAGGCATTCGTGCGCAGCGGCCAATGCGACTTCATTGCGTTTGGCCGCCCGTACATCGCCAATCCCGACCTTGTCCGGCGCTTCCGCGACGGCGCGCCGCTCAACGATTGGGATCCCAAGACCTTCTATTCGCGCGGGCCCGAAGGCTATATCGACTACCCCAGCCTCGAAGAGGAGCGCGTCTGA
- a CDS encoding SOUL family heme-binding protein, translating to MKKKWLIGGGLVLGLIAAGGWRHYMREKATAEPDFLPVDEDGVFSVRDYLPVWIAETFATGTRREAIRAGFRTLADYIFARSHDGDEIPMTSPVLESHDAGDRWRVAFVMPSGATRESLPEPPPGVSLRKVPARRVGVVCFSGALGEYDLQKEEDRLRGWLAAKGYDLVGGKPEYAFFNSPTIPGPLRRNEVWLEIALEAPVGN from the coding sequence ATGAAGAAGAAATGGCTCATAGGCGGCGGTCTGGTGCTCGGGCTGATCGCGGCTGGTGGGTGGCGGCACTATATGCGCGAGAAAGCGACCGCCGAACCCGACTTCTTGCCGGTCGATGAGGATGGCGTCTTTTCAGTTCGCGACTATTTGCCCGTGTGGATTGCCGAGACGTTCGCGACGGGCACGCGGCGCGAGGCGATCCGGGCGGGCTTCCGCACGCTGGCAGACTATATCTTCGCGCGTAGCCATGACGGTGACGAAATCCCGATGACCTCGCCGGTTCTGGAAAGCCACGACGCGGGCGACCGCTGGCGGGTAGCCTTCGTCATGCCTTCAGGCGCGACAAGGGAGAGCCTGCCCGAACCGCCGCCGGGTGTATCCTTGCGCAAGGTGCCTGCACGGCGCGTCGGCGTCGTCTGCTTCAGCGGTGCGCTCGGCGAATACGACCTTCAGAAGGAAGAGGACCGTCTGCGCGGATGGCTCGCAGCCAAGGGATACGACCTCGTCGGCGGCAAGCCCGAATATGCGTTCTTCAACTCGCCGACCATTCCCGGGCCGCTACGCCGCAACGAAGTGTGGCTGGAAATCGCGCTGGAAGCGCCGGTCGGCAACTAG
- the ribH gene encoding 6,7-dimethyl-8-ribityllumazine synthase, with translation MAHVLIAEARFYADLNDQLLAGTRAALDAAGHTHETVTVPGALELPAAIALAVESGDYDAYVAIGVVIRGETYHFEIVAGESARGLLALTMDGIAIGNGIITVENRAQAEARADPARKDKGGEAAKAALALLDLQQKFRG, from the coding sequence ATGGCACACGTCCTGATCGCCGAAGCGCGTTTCTACGCCGACCTCAACGACCAGCTCCTCGCGGGCACGCGCGCGGCGCTCGATGCAGCCGGTCATACCCACGAAACGGTGACGGTCCCCGGCGCGCTCGAATTGCCGGCGGCGATCGCGCTCGCGGTCGAAAGCGGCGACTATGACGCCTACGTGGCAATCGGCGTCGTCATTCGCGGCGAAACCTATCATTTCGAAATCGTCGCCGGCGAAAGCGCGCGCGGGCTCCTCGCGCTGACCATGGACGGGATTGCGATCGGTAACGGCATCATCACGGTCGAAAACCGCGCCCAGGCTGAAGCGCGCGCCGATCCTGCACGCAAGGACAAAGGCGGTGAGGCGGCCAAGGCGGCGCTCGCCTTGCTCGACCTTCAGCAAAAATTCCGCGGCTAG
- the ribB gene encoding 3,4-dihydroxy-2-butanone-4-phosphate synthase, translating to MDIIDRLTTLVDSGEMSRAGLARAAGLHPNSLRKLGADDWNPTADTLGRLESFLGKEKVLVGAEEIIEEARNGRMFILVDDDDRENEGDLVIPAQMATPDAINFMARHGRGLICLSLTQERVDQLGLPPMASDNRESMQTAFTVSIEAKEGVTTGISAGDRARTIAVAIDASKGPDDIVSPGHVFPLTAQPGGVLVRAGHTEAAVDVSRLAGLNPSGVICEIMRDDGTMARLDDLIDFAAKHGMKIGTIRDLIAYRLKKDHMVEEVAQTRFTSQTGGAWNAQVFRDKANGSEQMALVHGHVDPDKPTLVRMHSLDLFADVLGEQGPRAGQLSGSMKMIEEAGAGVVVALHAADAGSLSRATNLRSGKPTETGEALRSYGIGAQILAALDVHDMILLTNSKHSPVALDAYGLAIVEERPIGGTN from the coding sequence ATGGACATTATCGACCGTCTCACCACCCTCGTCGATTCTGGCGAGATGAGCCGCGCCGGGCTTGCCCGCGCCGCCGGCCTCCATCCCAACAGCCTGCGCAAGCTGGGCGCCGATGACTGGAACCCCACCGCCGATACGCTTGGTCGGCTCGAGAGCTTTCTGGGCAAGGAGAAGGTGCTGGTCGGTGCCGAGGAAATCATCGAGGAAGCGCGCAACGGGCGCATGTTCATCCTCGTCGACGACGATGATCGCGAAAATGAAGGCGACCTCGTCATCCCCGCGCAGATGGCAACACCCGATGCGATCAATTTCATGGCGCGGCACGGGCGCGGGCTCATCTGCCTGTCGCTGACGCAGGAGCGGGTCGACCAGCTTGGACTGCCCCCGATGGCGAGCGACAATCGCGAAAGCATGCAGACCGCCTTCACCGTTTCTATCGAGGCCAAGGAAGGCGTCACCACGGGGATCAGCGCGGGCGACCGCGCGCGCACCATCGCGGTGGCTATCGACGCTTCCAAGGGTCCTGATGACATCGTCAGCCCGGGCCATGTCTTCCCGCTCACCGCGCAGCCGGGCGGCGTTCTGGTCCGTGCCGGCCACACCGAAGCGGCGGTGGATGTGTCGCGGCTGGCAGGGCTCAATCCCTCGGGCGTGATCTGCGAGATCATGCGCGATGACGGCACCATGGCGCGGCTCGACGACCTCATCGATTTCGCCGCCAAGCACGGCATGAAGATCGGCACCATCCGCGATCTCATCGCCTATCGGCTAAAGAAGGATCACATGGTCGAAGAGGTCGCGCAGACTCGCTTCACCTCGCAGACCGGCGGCGCGTGGAATGCGCAGGTATTTCGTGACAAGGCCAATGGCAGCGAGCAGATGGCGCTGGTCCACGGCCATGTCGATCCCGACAAGCCGACACTGGTTCGCATGCACAGCCTTGATCTGTTCGCCGACGTCCTTGGCGAGCAGGGGCCGCGCGCCGGGCAACTTTCGGGATCGATGAAGATGATCGAGGAAGCGGGCGCGGGCGTCGTCGTGGCCCTGCACGCCGCCGACGCGGGGAGCCTCAGCCGCGCCACCAACCTGCGCTCGGGCAAGCCGACCGAGACCGGCGAGGCGCTGCGCAGTTACGGAATCGGCGCGCAGATCCTTGCCGCGCTCGACGTGCATGACATGATCCTCCTCACCAACAGCAAACATTCACCCGTCGCGCTCGACGCCTATGGCCTCGCCATCGTCGAAGAACGGCCCATCGGGGGGACCAATTGA
- a CDS encoding riboflavin synthase codes for MFTGIITDIGTVRSVEQRGDTRLVIGCGYDMGSVALGASIACSGACLTVVDKGDDWFAVDVSGETISKTASGLWEEGAKLNLERALKVGDELGGHIVTGHVDEVAKIVAVEPVGDSHDLTIVVSRDLGAAIAPKGSITLDGVSLTVNRVEDEGDETRFSVNLIPHTAHETTLHDLAPGRELNVEIDVLARYLQRMTAR; via the coding sequence ATGTTTACCGGGATCATCACCGATATCGGCACCGTCCGGTCCGTCGAGCAGCGCGGCGATACGCGGCTTGTCATCGGCTGCGGCTATGACATGGGTAGCGTGGCATTGGGCGCCTCCATTGCTTGCTCGGGCGCGTGCCTTACGGTCGTCGATAAGGGCGATGACTGGTTCGCTGTCGACGTCAGCGGCGAAACCATCAGCAAGACGGCGAGCGGGCTGTGGGAAGAAGGGGCGAAGCTCAATCTCGAGCGTGCGCTCAAGGTCGGCGACGAACTTGGCGGGCATATCGTTACCGGCCATGTCGACGAGGTCGCCAAGATCGTCGCGGTGGAACCGGTGGGCGACAGTCACGATTTGACGATCGTGGTTTCACGAGACCTTGGCGCGGCGATCGCGCCCAAGGGATCGATCACGCTCGATGGCGTTTCGCTGACGGTAAATCGCGTCGAAGACGAGGGTGATGAGACCCGTTTCTCGGTCAACCTGATCCCGCACACGGCGCACGAAACGACGCTCCACGATCTGGCGCCCGGGCGTGAGCTCAATGTCGAGATCGACGTGCTGGCGCGCTATTTGCAGCGGATGACCGCCAGATAA
- the ribD gene encoding bifunctional diaminohydroxyphosphoribosylaminopyrimidine deaminase/5-amino-6-(5-phosphoribosylamino)uracil reductase RibD, whose product MARAIALGAAARGSTAPNPNVGCVIVNNGEIVGEGATQSGGRPHAEAVALAAAGDAAKGATLYTSLEPCAHDSDRGPTCAKLIPAAGISRVAAALEDPDPRTAGKGLALLRDAGVETATGVEEAAARRSMRGFLTRIELGRPCITLKLALSIDGKIALPSGESKWITGEDARAHVHLERARSDMILVGRGTYEADQPSLDVRLPGLEPQSPRRAMLSTTLAPNDWTILRRPEDVFDLGDVNDLLVEGGSGAATAFLKADLVDRMLIYRAPILIGEGKSSVGYIGLDAIADAHGRWLPADEKQLGIDRLEVYERQR is encoded by the coding sequence ATGGCCCGCGCGATCGCGTTGGGAGCTGCCGCGCGCGGATCGACCGCGCCCAACCCCAATGTTGGCTGCGTGATCGTCAACAATGGTGAAATCGTCGGCGAGGGCGCGACGCAGTCCGGCGGGCGTCCCCATGCCGAGGCGGTAGCGCTCGCGGCGGCGGGCGATGCCGCCAAGGGCGCGACGCTCTACACCAGCCTCGAACCCTGCGCGCACGACAGCGACCGTGGCCCGACATGCGCAAAGCTGATCCCGGCTGCCGGGATATCGAGAGTCGCGGCAGCGCTCGAAGACCCCGATCCGCGGACCGCCGGAAAGGGACTGGCGCTGCTCCGCGATGCGGGCGTCGAGACCGCAACGGGGGTTGAGGAGGCGGCAGCGCGCCGTTCCATGCGCGGCTTCCTGACCCGCATTGAACTTGGACGTCCGTGCATCACGTTAAAGCTTGCGTTGTCGATCGACGGCAAGATCGCGCTGCCATCGGGGGAATCGAAGTGGATCACCGGGGAGGATGCGCGCGCCCACGTGCATCTCGAGCGCGCGCGCTCGGACATGATCCTTGTCGGGCGCGGCACGTACGAGGCCGATCAGCCCTCGCTCGACGTGCGCTTGCCCGGGCTCGAACCGCAAAGTCCGCGCCGCGCCATGCTGTCGACCACGCTGGCACCCAATGACTGGACCATCCTGCGCAGGCCCGAGGACGTGTTCGACCTTGGCGACGTCAACGATCTGTTGGTCGAGGGCGGTTCGGGCGCGGCAACCGCCTTCCTCAAGGCCGACCTCGTCGATCGCATGCTAATCTACCGCGCCCCCATCCTGATCGGTGAAGGCAAGAGCAGCGTCGGCTATATCGGCCTCGACGCCATCGCCGACGCGCACGGCCGCTGGCTACCTGCGGACGAGAAGCAGCTTGGCATCGACCGCCTCGAAGTCTACGAGCGCCAGCGATAA
- a CDS encoding energy transducer TonB, which produces MPAYAPRPRQRISPKALATVIGLHAAGLAVLLTVNPDLVVPSDYGTTIIDNIPIEPPPPPEVRPQPVPEGPVLPPVSQITNPPPIQQLPPISGTTASTVIVDAPPLTMTADIGTIVAPDPGPPLVEIRSTEASLLTPPDRARPPYPASKVRMGDEAILPLKLTIGADGRVTKVEPVGEVDRVFFNAARRHILKVWRYAPAMKGDQKIESVKTIRLRFELEG; this is translated from the coding sequence ATGCCAGCCTATGCCCCGCGTCCCCGCCAACGGATCAGCCCCAAGGCGCTCGCCACCGTCATCGGACTACATGCTGCCGGCCTTGCCGTGCTGCTGACGGTCAATCCCGACCTCGTTGTCCCATCCGACTACGGCACGACGATCATCGACAACATCCCGATCGAGCCGCCCCCGCCTCCTGAAGTGCGACCCCAGCCCGTGCCCGAAGGACCGGTACTGCCGCCCGTGTCGCAGATCACCAATCCGCCACCAATCCAGCAGTTGCCGCCTATCAGCGGGACGACCGCCTCGACGGTGATCGTCGATGCGCCGCCGCTAACGATGACCGCTGACATCGGCACCATCGTGGCGCCCGATCCGGGCCCGCCGCTAGTCGAGATCCGCTCGACCGAAGCCAGCCTGCTGACGCCGCCGGATCGCGCCCGCCCGCCCTATCCGGCCTCGAAGGTGCGGATGGGCGATGAAGCCATCCTCCCGCTCAAACTTACGATTGGCGCCGATGGCCGGGTCACCAAGGTGGAGCCGGTAGGTGAGGTCGACCGCGTCTTCTTTAACGCGGCGCGGCGCCATATCCTCAAGGTCTGGCGCTATGCCCCGGCGATGAAAGGCGACCAGAAGATCGAAAGCGTGAAGACGATTCGCCTCCGCTTCGAGCTGGAAGGCTAG
- a CDS encoding glutamate--tRNA ligase — MKTRFAPAPTGRLHVGNIRTALHNYLLARREGGTFLLRIDDTDTERSKAEYVEKIREDLGWLGLTADEEARQSERFDLYEAAFERLREAGRIYACYETPEELDLRRKVLAGRGLPPIYERKDSAEPPPEGRSPHWRFKLEHDASIEWTDLVRGPQKFDPKLISDPVVRREDGSWLYMLPSVVDDIDLSITHIVRGEDHVTNSAIQLQMFDALGAGRPQLAHEALLVAAEGKLSKRLGSVGVEAMQERGLEPMALLSLLARIGTSQPVEPVRNLAHLASGLDFRHFGRAPAQFSFDEVALLNAKLLHETEYAAVADRLSEEIGEAEWNALRGNLETLRDVEPWVDILHGDIDPPAIDPEDRDYLHAAARIAGLITFDADAWTSLTSALKEETGRKGRALFMPLRLALTGQTSGPEMAALLPIIGQKKAIKRLQIP; from the coding sequence ATGAAGACACGTTTTGCTCCTGCGCCCACGGGTCGCCTCCATGTCGGCAATATTCGTACGGCCTTGCACAATTACCTGCTGGCGCGCCGCGAGGGCGGCACATTCCTGCTACGCATCGACGATACCGATACGGAGCGAAGCAAGGCCGAATATGTCGAGAAAATCCGCGAGGACCTTGGCTGGCTGGGACTGACGGCGGACGAGGAAGCGCGCCAGTCCGAGCGCTTCGACCTTTATGAGGCAGCGTTCGAGCGCCTGCGCGAGGCCGGACGGATATATGCCTGTTATGAGACGCCCGAGGAGCTGGACCTGCGTCGCAAGGTGTTGGCGGGGCGCGGCCTGCCGCCGATTTACGAACGCAAGGATTCCGCCGAGCCTCCGCCCGAGGGTCGCTCGCCGCACTGGCGCTTCAAGCTCGAGCACGACGCTTCGATCGAATGGACCGATCTTGTCCGTGGGCCGCAGAAATTCGATCCCAAGCTGATCAGCGATCCCGTCGTGCGCCGCGAAGACGGGAGCTGGCTCTATATGCTGCCGAGCGTGGTCGACGATATCGACCTTTCCATCACGCATATCGTGCGCGGCGAGGATCACGTGACCAACAGCGCGATCCAGCTTCAGATGTTCGACGCGCTGGGTGCAGGCCGTCCGCAATTGGCGCACGAAGCCCTGCTGGTCGCGGCCGAAGGCAAGTTGTCGAAGCGGCTGGGCTCGGTAGGCGTGGAAGCAATGCAGGAACGCGGGCTCGAGCCGATGGCGCTTTTGTCGCTGCTGGCGCGGATCGGTACGTCGCAGCCGGTCGAGCCGGTGAGGAACCTTGCGCACCTCGCGAGCGGGCTAGACTTCAGGCATTTCGGCCGCGCGCCGGCGCAGTTCAGTTTCGACGAAGTTGCCTTGCTCAATGCCAAGCTGCTCCACGAAACCGAATATGCTGCCGTGGCCGATCGCCTGTCCGAGGAAATTGGCGAGGCCGAATGGAATGCTCTGCGCGGCAATCTGGAGACGCTGCGCGATGTCGAACCATGGGTCGACATTCTGCACGGCGACATCGATCCGCCCGCGATCGATCCCGAAGACCGCGACTACCTGCATGCCGCCGCGCGGATCGCGGGGCTCATCACCTTCGATGCCGACGCATGGACGTCGCTGACGTCGGCGCTGAAAGAAGAAACCGGGCGCAAGGGACGCGCCCTGTTCATGCCGCTGCGACTCGCGCTGACGGGCCAGACGTCGGGGCCCGAAATGGCGGCGCTGCTACCAATTATCGGACAGAAGAAGGCGATCAAACGCCTGCAAATCCCATAG